CGACgcgttttcataatttattatacgagCCAAATAGATATactgatgtgtgtgtgtgcggtgtttggtgttttttttcttcattccGACTGTCTGCGCAGTCTTTATTGCTGCAGGAGAGTGCAGTattcgttacatattattatataatatatatttgtgtgagtgcgtgtgtgtatatttatgtgtatgacTATCCCCAAAGTttaaacgattatattatatacatataataatatatgtcctatgtattataagtgtgtgttttataatttgatgtgtataatatatgaataggtaAACGTCTATTTTTACTCATATTATTCATCCCGTCGATATAAATGGTTACAAGTAATTAATGTTTTACAACAAAcgattttacataaattatactttattatttgtttattgattgtatattatatatatataggtatacacatatgAGGTGGTGTCATTTTTTATCGGCACCTATATATAATCGTACTTATATagatttagataggtacttccGAAAACGTTATTTAGGTAATGAAAACGTTCAAGACAAGttgttcaataaatttatataatatatagctatataggtataagcgTTTTAAGATTAcctatcgtatttttttttttttttaaatacgagaTCGTTTGAAgaattgtattacataatacgCATATTCTCAAATAATAGCTATCTATTAATCGTAactttaacacattttatattcgattattataccataaaattagattttatgtCTAGTTAGATAAAGGTAGGTACGTTTAAATTAACCGGTcgcagtgtttttttttttttattaggtgaCATAATAGCCATTGGGAAACTTATAGTTATTTCTTATAGGTAATcttatgtattaatttgtaaCACTTGGTTTCTAAAAGCCGTATATTTAACCTTTTAGtagtacatactatatattagcCAAATAATTAGGTgtagatacctaggtatatagtgCACGGTGCACATATTTATACAGATGACTTAAAcgacaatgtttattattaatttgatataaatatcaGTTCTCATCCACATCAGCATAgcatgtaaaaaaaacaatagttaataattatttatctatctatattctatatatctaTAACATACGCCGATAAGTTctaatttttatcgatatttttgcACATTTattcgttaaataatatacttatatgtagacaattaaataaataaactactcTTATATCATACTTATTCAGGACTTATATaagttggtaataatattaatatatcatgaaataaagtaaaatatatcacATATATTTATGTCAACCGTGCTTGCGAGACATATATTATTaggcatacctacctatagggtGCATCCGAATTGCGTGTGCAGgcaggaaaaattaaaaactatataacgATCAAGAAATGTACGTGAGATTTATTTTTGGTGAGCCCGAGTTGCGTGCTGCGTTAATGATAACTAACATAATATCACGCGCggtatttacttaattaattttatcgtagatctttattaaatattagatatatagataagtaggtatagtatggGTAGGTATTGTTAAATATTCGAAGAAGAGAAATGAGGATCTAATATGTCAAAATGTATATCTCACTGCTATTTATTCCATTCAAAACCGTCagtaaaaatattgcatttctgCAGTATCACACGGTCGATAATATATggattaaatactatatatttagtGTCTCGAGCTTTACATCCCATTTTGCAGTGTATTCTGCAACGGTTTCGAAACgaagcatatatatatagttatccTGTATTTACATCAGCTTATAATTAGATTGTAACGGTGTAGCAATAttagtgtaatttattttaacaataatttttctataatggGGTGTAATAGtaagtatagaaatataatatgtacttattgtacctataccaaaGTATAGATACCCATATAGTATACGTTACCTATTCAGAATAGgctatattctaataaaaacacTCCAAAAAACTaaacgaattaaaaaatgaataaaaaataaaatgaaatatatttatctgcAATTTCCATGGTTCAAATTCATATAGTTTGTTcttgtactttttaaaaaagagtCAACTcgaattatcaatattatcaaagaagTTATCGGTAAAAAATGTAACcgcattattgttttatattaatatataagaaattTCTTATGCCGTTTATAGCTAAAAAGACAAGTGCACTTGGTTCattctaaattaattacataaataatatttacaataggtaGATTATCGCCACTATACATTCCTGCATGATATATTAAAGTCTAATTAAATTTTGGTGTTTtgtgtaactatatatatatatatttatccattatatttttttctgttaaggTCAGACGTTCATatgatatctaataaaaatgtcatcAGATATTATAAgcttaggtataggtactttatatgtaattgtaaatgttttttttttttaattctcatttataatatttaggtacctatattatattataataaataatattattttctaatccAAAATATAAATGTGGATACTGGCCActgggtatataatatgtattatacaatataagtttaaataggtaagtaaaGTTTTTAGTttggaatataaataatatgttcataaattcataaaatattcaaataagcTCGGCGTTCTGTGACCTATTGAATATCAAGAAACCATgataagtaaaacattttaaattcttaaattaaattaattgatttagattatattattatcttttttttttttaagaaaataaaagcTTCGATAACGGGACCATTGGCttattttcttttacattattatctcttaataggtatatctatagataaaaaaaaatgtattggttaTATTGgaacattgtaatttattttattaatataggtacctacctatatttcgaataataatattatttaatatagttcatattataagtatacgaaatgtattatgtaaatactattgatataatattatgacatttacaGTATTCGTTTGTACATTAGATACACTCCcttaaattttttgtaatttatttttgaaatcatcTTTTGTAGCTAtatatcaatcatattatatgcctatagtaattctaataaattttattttttcgagtaagtatcatatattataggtataaaatataacactttatgatacaaataaactcataataggtacctaggcgTATATCGCATATAGcgttaggtatttaggtacctataaatgatttgatttttcaaataattatttgtccTTATACAGCTACTTAACcagctacctatatataagtaggtaggtacctatgtatagatAATGCTTCTTGTCtatattttgtagtaggtataacctgcaatcataatatattataaattataatataatataacatattatgtattctatcatatattcatataattataaaattaaaaaatacaagacatttaaatatttccagtaattttatttttctatttcacttagtatgtaggtaggtatatatataatattgtttataaataatgtattctatttatataggtatttataaaatatttacaaacacaatataataggtattattatgagCTATTAAGACATTAAAAAGAAGAAAGCCGATAATTaagaatatatgtataacaataatatccgTCTATAAATCGCATATATAGTAAAAAAGTCAATCTTATCAATAATTGTAtcagtataataagtaataataatacatgtaataaataactattaagtacctacctacgaacaaaattatatagcatattgtatttaatattatataatcgttcTACTACATCTAATATTGCACACATacaacaaaaacgaaaaaaaaaacaatattattgtaacttaaggattaaaaaaaaaaaatatgtaataaaatagaagtaggtataataattattatagtactaatAACGATATaggtagaataatataataatcataaataatatgatataataaaccaTTGATGATCACACGTGAGTATGccatacataatgtatatatattataaatatacctaaatatgtaacGTAAAGTGCGTAAACTACAGAGGATAATCGTTGTCGGTTCTACAATATATAGAGATCTTTCTGGGCGGCTGcattgcatttaaatttaactataataaattaataataataatgtattatataatcatcATCACGCATTGCGACTTCCgcatgtattaatataatacctatataataggtaggtatataaaatagtatataaaatattatataacattaagtatattattatatataatatatatatatatatctcatCGATTTCAGCGTCCGACGGAAACGCGTTGACTAGCTATTATTAGGTGTGgcgtatatagtaataatattatattatataatttaataggtactaaattgtacgtaatatattatattgtatacgcgAACGCGATttgatgtgaaaaaaaataaggtgaaacctctgattataataatacacctcCGAATAACGGACGATAAACTTTCGTAGTTACCGATCGATAGAGCGTGTCCCTCGTGACCATAGAGGTTTCACTCTGTAATAACTAAACACACACataatgacaataaattataataatataacgttatacaaaatatacgcGTCGAGGCGGACGGGCCGCGAGGTCCCTCAGAGCTTGTCGAAGGCCCTGGAGTTCGTGAGTATCTCTCGGCTGAGGCGCCACACGTGTTTAGACGCGCTCTCCAGGGATGCTGGGGTCTTGCCCTTGAACAGGTCCAGGTGCGGGATGAAGTAGTGCGGACACCGGCGGCACTGCAGGCACGAGATGAGCTGCAGCAGTATGCCGTTGATGCGGTCCGCGATGCCGGTCTCCTCCCACTCGGCGTCCCGCGGGTGTTTCTCGCACTCGTACAGCAGCAAGGTCTTGATGTGATAGTTGGTGATCGGGTTGCCGGGAAGGTCCAGGTGCCTGTCCCTGAGCGTCTTGAGAATGCTCAGGCAACGCTTCCGGCAGCCGCCATAAAGCAGCTGGTTCTCGACGTCAGTGAAGGACATCACCCACGCGTCGCCCTCCATTGAGTTCTGCTTTCCATGCATGATAACGCTGTCCTTGGACAGCAGGTCGAATCCCTCGGTCTTGACCTGCACGATGAGGTTGGGATGCGGCCACGTGAGCTGCGGCACCGGCCAGTGGGCGGCTGACCGCGGCCACACGCCCGCGCACTTGAACGACGGTGTGATCTGCACCACGTACCGGTCCCGGATCCGGAGCTTCACCTCGCCCGTGTCCGACATCATCTTGACCGAGTCCCGGTACGCGCACTTATCGCACGCTTGTGCCACTAGCGTCTGAAACCGGGACCGGATCTTGCGGGCCGACAGGTACCCGGACGCCGTGATGAACTCGACCCACAGGCTCATGCTCCGCTTGCGGCCGTCGCTCAGCTTGAGCACCGCGCACCCGGGCAACGACCCGTCGTCGACGAAGTTAAACACTCCCATCTGGTTCAGGTAGAGCACGATCTCAAATTCAGTGGCCGACACCACTTCCAGGCCCTCGTACCGGCCGTTACACTCGGCCAGCGAAGATATGAACCGCGGCTCCTGAGCTTCCACCTCGTGCAGTACCGTCTGCACCACCTTGCACACCTCCCGCACCGCCTTGGCTGTGGCCGTCTTCCTAGTCTCCACCCGTTCCACGCAGTACTTGTTCAGCTGGTACAGCATCTTGGATTGTGTGGCCAACATGTCCGACGGCAACAGCATGCCCGCGGTCAGCCGTATGCGCGAATCCCGTCACGATAACCGCCGTGTAGGTACTATTacgcgtatatatgtatattaggtaGTATACGGTTTCGCGCGCACGATATAAAAGCAGTATTCTACAATCTGTAGAATAGTCGGTCACTGCAGCCGTAATGTACTGATCTGGTGGCGATGTGGCTGTCGCGTGCGGCCCGCGTGATCCGTTCGGTCCGTTTGCGCGCGTGCGGCGGCTGCGTCGGGCGATCAAACTGCCGGGTCGCCGCCGGGTTCTCGACCCACCGGTTACAGTGGCCACCCAGGTCACGCCTACCCGACCAATGGCGTGCGACCCGCCCGTCGCGCGCGCCGCCGCGGATCGATATCGGCGGCGTCGTCGGCGGTCGGATCGCAGCTACACAGTGCTCTGTAATCGCGCCTTTTTCCCCCCTTCGCCCAGAACCACAGTCGTATAtcttataccaataatataggATAGTGTCGTCTATATCCATTTGTTCGCTTTTTCTTCGAAGCCTACTCCGTATacgtttagtaataatataatatttactatcataatatcagctatatatattatatagctgcatAACCTACAGACTTTGACCGGGAGAAATATAACAAACTTGAAACACAGTGCTATATATTGGTGTACCTAGGTTTTAGTGTGACATCGGTATGTAACTCTCTTTGTGAACTATTAATTCGaccgagaatataatatatattagctaCAGCTAGGATTCCTGTGACGGATAATTGGATGTAGGCCACtcggtaggtatctatatttattcGAACGTGCAGGTTCAAATCACTTTCTATATAAACTTTCCTGATATAACTCTAAGAACGATATCTTAAACTTCCGTCAGAATTGGTTGAGAAGTTTTtgagtctatatatataatataatgatgtacatcaaatataggtactgacaTAGCATTTTGTTATTGTACgcgtatttacataatatatgcaggtataattattataattatatcttttatttataagaaattcCCATAGGAACGCATGGAAACGGTCAGCTATAGTATACGtataccaatttttaaataaaaattaaatgtttggtTTTCGTGAACCCAAACGAATTTTATATGTGAGCCACCCTATATAGGATAACAacctataaataggtatatgtgCGCCTATAAAGTACTTATCATTATAGTTTCCTAGTCTATAGGTAAGCCCAGCCCTAATATACAAACGTATATATAggttatttgtatatatacctatatatattatagtaggttcTGGTTCGTTTGTgtattctgtttttattttttttttctgaaaatattctCTACTCCGCGAACAGGTGCGAAGACTTAGCGGTTTTATAGTTCTCACACGACACTTTCGTAAAAGGTATTCGCATATACACGTGCGCTTATAAGTATATAGGCGCAGGCCTTACCTATACATAGTGCAGTGGTGTGTGTAAATCGTTATACGAGTTTCGTTCCAAATACAATGGCTCGTTTCgaacctatatatatttgttaaaataatgacgacttaaatgcatattataatatttacgtattagGTAGTAGCTGGTATAGAAGCGGTATATGTAtcagtacttacataatatataatataatatgtataatatgcaggCTGcggttaatatatatatatatatatatatagtctttgcatattatatattatacaacacaatatatatatatatatcatattatgaatgtGTTTGTGGTCGAGCGcggtaagttttttttatattctcacATAGATTCGCCGATGCAATATATACCGTTTGATATATCGTCTAAATATAGGCATAAGGAAGGtacgtatagtattataatgtgactGTATGTAAATCTTCACTCACTACTGCAGGCCGCAGTATTACATTCATTGGTCGTATTTGTCTTGTGAAACTCTTCTAATTGACTGGAATTTCTATACGCATTCCGCATATTATTCTGCGGCCAAACGGTGTGATCCATAAATGTCTCGTTTAATACATGCAACTATGTAGGTAAATGTGCATTGTTTTCGTGTGTAGGtgcctattataatttacacatattacacatattttatacaattatcatttgtATCGTATATAGGTTACTAGTTGCTAAAAcgattttaaaaaatcagtttACGCTAATAATAATCAGgtcatttaaagtttaaactctATAACGtataattacacattattatatacctactacttaccaactatatatagaataaaattgtacatatctatatatacgaGTATTTTACTCGAATTAACCTTCCACTTTCCATAGTTATTAGTGGGCCCTATATATAGGGTATGTAAATCtaatgtttcataataatatgactatgcATAAATcgcataatgtatatatacattatatataatgttttttttttttaattgtttgcattttgttttattgatagaaaattaaaacataaaaatatatcaatactacctcatattttttatgaatacattttcaataattaacttTTCATTATTTCCAgtgatttaattataaagttataaattataccttcATAGGTATATCatgatttatttctattttagaGGTGAATATATACGCATAAACTTCAACtattatgcacatattataatattaagtttgcaCTTTGcacttaatataaacataaatagtaactatacctacccatataatataatttctgatTTATGTAACCTACCTtgaatttttcttatatagcTAATAGAAAAAGCTGATGTAACAGAATAAATATGTatctcataatatatacattatacctatataatacttaatggaacacattaaatagtataaatgtttataactatTGTGCAGTGTTCatacacatgtatataatacatttatattaacaatattacatatacggTTGTATCTAAAATTTTTCCTTACACTTTATACCTTCctggt
This portion of the Acyrthosiphon pisum isolate AL4f chromosome A1, pea_aphid_22Mar2018_4r6ur, whole genome shotgun sequence genome encodes:
- the LOC100165483 gene encoding protein mab-21-like; the protein is MLLPSDMLATQSKMLYQLNKYCVERVETRKTATAKAVREVCKVVQTVLHEVEAQEPRFISSLAECNGRYEGLEVVSATEFEIVLYLNQMGVFNFVDDGSLPGCAVLKLSDGRKRSMSLWVEFITASGYLSARKIRSRFQTLVAQACDKCAYRDSVKMMSDTGEVKLRIRDRYVVQITPSFKCAGVWPRSAAHWPVPQLTWPHPNLIVQVKTEGFDLLSKDSVIMHGKQNSMEGDAWVMSFTDVENQLLYGGCRKRCLSILKTLRDRHLDLPGNPITNYHIKTLLLYECEKHPRDAEWEETGIADRINGILLQLISCLQCRRCPHYFIPHLDLFKGKTPASLESASKHVWRLSREILTNSRAFDKL